From the genome of Gorilla gorilla gorilla isolate KB3781 chromosome 4, NHGRI_mGorGor1-v2.1_pri, whole genome shotgun sequence:
TAGCATGTATTTCAGGGCTCACTTTACCCATATTAACAACAAAACAGTAGACACAGGAATACTAACACATAAACAACATTAAACACGGAATGGATTTCGAGATGTGTGCATGtacacaaaaaaatatatacaaagattTGCCTGGACACCTGAATTGCCTCAAGTTCTCATTTTAGAAGTAAACTAGATGGAGAGTTCAAAACCCAAAGTCATTTAGAATGTGAAAATCATTTAGAAATTCTCACTTAAGGCACCCACAGAATTAGGGGACCCACAATACTCAATTCTAATCATTATAAAATGATATCTAGGCACTTGGATAAATCTAAGACTGTATTTGTTCTAGTTACAGACTGATGCTTTTAAGAGTCTCAAGATAAGTCTTGGACATCAActgaatttcacattttaaattggggccaggcatggtggctcacgcttataatcccaacactttgggaggctaaggtggggaatggcttgaggccaggagttcaagagaccagcctgggcaacacagtgtgaccacatttctacaaaaaattaaacaaaaattagccatgcatagtggcgtgcacctgtattcccagctattcaggaggctcaggtagAATAACCCCTTGAGCGGTcagatcaaagctgcagtgagctatgatcataccactaccctccagcatgggcaacagagtgagagcctgtctcaaaattaaaaaaaaaaaaatgaaaatgcccTCTCTTAGATAGCTATTTACTTTAGGaataaaaccaaacattgtacTAGTGAAccaaaaacatttcaaatttttctaCCGGCTATGCAGAAGAGTGGAATCAATGATTTTTACAGGCCATGTAGCTGAGAGAGTTGATCCGTAGTACTACAAGTTTGAATGTATTTTGCCTCTCATAAAGCTTTTCGTAAATCACCATAGAAGTTGGTTAAAGTGCTTGCCATGGCTGTATCTACCGCAGACTGAGGAATCATCCCACGCAGATCTGTCTGAATATATCCTGTCAAAAGACTCTGGTTTGGGTTGTCCTTAAGTGGAACACAAAACCAACCACAGGGATGGTTATATCCTCGAACAAATTCTGGTCTCTTTTCATCCCAGTCAAGACTTATTCCTataaggcaatttttaaaatagcactaTTAATAGCAATAACTGACATAAAactctcattttaaaatactaccagaatttttttttttttttttttttaacttttgaatcaaatttttattttttttatttttttttttatttttatttttttattatactttaagttttagggtacatgtgcacattgtgcaggttagttacatatgtatacatgtgccatgctggtggtatatctcccaatgctatccctcccccctccccccaccccacaacagtccccagagtgtgatattccccttcctgtgtccatgtgatctcattgttcaattcccacctatgagtgagaatatgcggtgtttggttgtttgttcttgcgatagtttactgagaatgatggtttccaatttcatccatgtccctacaaaggacatgaactcatcattttttatggctgcatagtattccatggtgtatatgtgccacattttcttaatccagtctatcattgttggacatttgggttggttccaagtctttgctatattTATTCTTATCCATATAGATGAAAATTAAATTCCAAAGTGACCATGGCAGAGTGAAAAAGAGCCTTACCAAGGAGAATTCTGACAAGAGGTTGGCAGATAGGTAATGGGGAAACTTTTAATCCTTTCAGAATACATGACATCATATCATCTTAGTACTCCTTGGAAGCTACAAATCTTGGTTGTAGTACCCAGGCCTTGAGGTGCCAATAATCAAATCCATGGTACCGTAACTATTCCCCACAGCGACTACCATATTATAGTTTGGTACTGGCTAGTTAAGAATAAACAAGTAGATGCTTACTTACAACTGCTAActtaagtatatactatatacaaaataatattaatttaccTATAGGTACGTTTTAGAAAACAGGAGCCTTCCAATGGCAGTATTTTtaatcttgaaaagaaaaatacaacacaGCTCAAGGAAGGAAGAATATTCTAAGACACACCAAATCTAGTACTTCTATGTGTATGAccaagaaactgctttctgagaGTGGCTTAGAAGAAAATCCGTTTACTAGAACCCTTTCTTAGAGGCAGTCGTGTGATCCACATTTGCTACCTCTGACCTAGAGGATACTGTGTAACTGGGAACAAAAACTTATCAGAAAGTTTTCAAAACTCTTTTGATATTGCTATTTTACTCCCTAGAGTTTAGCACTTGCAAAAAATGTTAGTGATTACAGAGTCAGAGTTGAAAATATATCTCACAAGGAAAGAAACATCCAgccaagaaaacacaaatatttaaaccATACTGAAAAAAAGCATAACATGTTGAGATTATTACCACAAGATAAAAGCCCTTCTTTATAGCCCACAGTATAGGAGAAATCAACAAATTCTCTTGGGGAAATTATATTCCAAAGCTGACCAGCAGTAGTGTAACGCATCACACAgcaattctgaaaaagaagaggTAAGACAAGTGTTACCACTATAGGAAACATACATAGCTTCATATATCATAAACTTATCTCTGGaaagaaactaacatttatttaaaatgtttcataattataataattcttACACTGATTCTGACAGGTCTGGATCTCTATTCTAAATCTCACTGCTATTGGATGGCCACGAAGAAGATATATAATCAAAATACAGAGGTACAAGTTATCCAGTATCCAAATATCTAATTAAATGCAGTTGTCTTATTCTACGTAACATTCCAAATGGAATTAGGGATGTAGACTGTTTCAGTGTTTAAGATCAAATCCACAAATACTTTGACTACatcaaacattttaattaaaaaattcaaacattaagcaatgaattaataaaaatagaaacagggcAGGTCATTTTGGctatataattttagaatatcTAAGGTGGCATTTTTATCTTTGGTCATTGATGTTGGATTAGTATTAATGGAAAAGCTGCACACATTCACCTAGAAACCTAAATATGATGGTGGTGTTTTCAGAATTTTAGATTTCAGAATCTTAACTAAAGTTTTACAATGAAGGATGCTGAATATAGTTTTAAGCAGCTAGGGTATAGCTACTGTGGAAAACAAACTCAGTCTAACACTCATTAATTAGTATGAGGAAACACAAACTTTTTAAGAGGCAGCATGGGACTCCCCTGTGATATCTTGGTTGTGACTGCTGTTCTCAAAGCAATGAATATAAGTGTGAACAAATGCTCATGCTCACATGCTCTGGCTCACTCATGCCCTCcctcatgcacatacacacagtcTAAAGTAATGTTTCTAAATAGATACCTCTTCAAAGTTCTCCAGAATATCCAAAGAAGTCATCAAGCTGTCCCAATCCAAACGACAAGGCCCTGGGCGTATATGGTCTATTATACTATTGACAAGGTCATCTATAACACCTTGGGCTTTGTAGCTggagaaaaaaagtttaagtcAATTGCtgttacaataaaaaaatttcagcATACCCTTATAGTGCAATAGCTAACtttgaaagtaataaaaattaggctgggtagggtggctcatgtctataatcccagcattctgggaggctgaggcgagtggatcacttgacgtcaggagttcaagaccagcctggccaacgtggcaaaaacctgtctctactaaaattacaaaaattagccaggcatggtggcatgcgcctgtagtcccagctagttgggaggctgaggcaggagaatcacttgaatcccggaggtggaggttgcagtgagccaagatcatgccactgcactccagcctaggcgacggagtgagattccatctcaaaaaaaaattaaaataaaagaataaaaattaatgaagggtgggccaggcatggtggctcatgcctgtaatcccagcactttgggaggccaaggggggcggatcacctgaggtcgggagtttcagaccagcctgaccaacatgcagaaacccagtctgtactaataatacaaaattatccgggcatggtggctcctgccagtaatcccagctacttgggaggctgaggcaggagaatcgcttgaacctgggaggcggaggttgaggtgagccgagatcacgccattgcactccagcctgggcaatgagtgaaattccatctcaaaaataataataataataataataatgaagggtttttttttctaaagggaaTAAATCCCAGTAACTTTTCTGATAAATTACATTCTACCAGTTACTGTTATCAGCATGTACCCTTTGTCCTCAAATCTAATAAGAGAACTGAGGGCTATACTATGTGTCATAATGAAGATAATAAAGTCCCTTCATGTAATAACATAGCCAAAAACAGTTTATAGAATGCCATAaggtttccatttatttttatattctttcctcAGTTATCCTCTGACATACTAGTACATGAATATTTTTACcctgacttttaaaaactttttattaggAACAGAGAAATaggccaatagaacagaacacCAAGGAACTGACTCATAAATATGTCAGAACTTGACATATTTCAAAGGCAGCATCACTTATCAGTGGGGAAAAATGTACAATTCCATAAATGGCGTGCCTAGATTCAATAGTTATccttttggagaaaataaaacttagaTTCCTATTTCTACCACTCATAATAATTAATTCCAGATAAATTAAATATCTGTGTAAAACACgtaaaatgggccgggcacggtggctcatgcctgtaatcccagcactttgggaggccgaggtgggcggaccatgaggtcaggagattgagaccatcctggccaacatggtaaaaccccgtctctactaaaaatacaaaaattagctgggtgtggtggcgtgtgcctatagtcccagctgctttggaggctgaggcaggagaatagcttgaaccaggtagtcggaggctgcagtgagctgagattgcgtcactgcactccagcctggcgacacagcgaaactccatctcaaacaaacaaacaaacaaacacataaaatgaaaaactttaaaattttgagaaaaatatgcAAGATACCATTTTTGTGACCTCAGAGTACAGGGGGATTTCTTGAATatgtaaaacacagaaaaacacaaataatacaaaagatcaattaaaattaaaaacatgcataccacacaagaaaaaataagtcatttttaaaaactagccacACAATGGGAGAAGGTAGTGTAACACATATAAACAGAGAATTATTATACAGGATATATGAATAACTCCTATAAACCAACGAGAAAAAGAAAATCCGAAGAAaagatgggcaaaggacatggtaAGACTGACCTGAAATGTCAAGAAATATACAAAAGATTTCAGCTTCACTAGTAATCAAGTAAATACTAACAAGAACAATCTGATTAATACCCCTCAGACTGACAGAGATTAAAAACTCATAAGTAGTAAATAGAGGGGGATGAGAATCCTGAAACTGCTACTTTAGAGAGCAAGTTGGTAATGTCTAGTAAGGTTGGAAGATATACATCCCTAAGACCCAAAGAAAATTACACGTGTGCACAAAGAGATATATACCAAGAGGTTTACTATCACATTGTACTTTATAGAGAAAAATTGACAACAGCCTAAAAATCTATCAATAGATGAATGTACAAACATAGATAAAAACATTGTGGTATATTCACATAGAGGGAAAATAATGGATTTACATATGACAACATGGCTAAATCCTGAgaacataatatttaataaaaaaaggcaaattactaaataaaatatgtacatacaaacacatatacatgaATATAAAAAACACACCAAATAATGCTTTTCATTGTTTatggatatataaatatgtgGTCAAAGTATGAAACAGGAACAATACACATAACTTCAGGACAGCAGTTACTTCTGGAGATGAAAGAAAGGAGGTGAAATAAGAAATTAGCTTCAGCTCTatcagtaccttttttttttttaaagcatgtgaAGCTACTTAATCATTTTATAACTCAAGCCAAACTTATATTATCTCCCCCACCATAAATCTGCTCTCCCATCTTGTATTCTTTAACTTGGGGTAGATGGAGGTAAAACAAATTAATCTAGTCAAATTAGAAAATCTTAGATTCAACTATGGCTCTTCTTCTTCTCTTAACCCCATTTCCATAGTCAGAACTAATCAGTCACTACAGTTGTATCAGGACGATTTCCTaaatgtaaagtacttagaacaatATTTGGCTCTCAGTAAATTTTGGTTATCATTGCCACCACCATCGCTATCATTAAATCTTTCACATGCATTTGCCCTTTTTTGACTTCTGTGCTGCGGCCTCAGTTACAGCACTTTGTGTCCAACTCAACACATCAGGTCCTACCTCTTTTGATCATATATCCCTttaagaatctgaaaaaaaaaacaccagtgtTTCTCATATGTGTTTATGCAGTAGATATGCAATTCCTTCTGCCTAGAACATGAACTCTTTCATTCCTTAAGAAATACTTATTCTTCCCTTAAGTGTTAGCTCAAACATTAGTTCTCTATGAAGTCTTTTCAGATCTCCAAGCATAAAGCTCCCTTGGCACTCTTGATACTTTCAACCCTCACTGGGAATTACTAATTTAAAGAATTAACTTCCATACTTGTTTACAATGC
Proteins encoded in this window:
- the STARD4 gene encoding stAR-related lipid transfer protein 4 isoform X1 yields the protein MEGLSDVASFATKLKNTLIQYHSIEEDKWRVAKKTKDVTVWRKPSEEFNGYLYKAQGVIDDLVNSIIDHIRPGPCRLDWDSLMTSLDILENFEENCCVMRYTTAGQLWNIISPREFVDFSYTVGYKEGLLSCGISLDWDEKRPEFVRGYNHPCGWFCVPLKDNPNQSLLTGYIQTDLRGMIPQSAVDTAMASTLTNFYGDLRKAL
- the STARD4 gene encoding stAR-related lipid transfer protein 4 isoform X2, whose product is MTSLDILENFEENCCVMRYTTAGQLWNIISPREFVDFSYTVGYKEGLLSCGISLDWDEKRPEFVRGYNHPCGWFCVPLKDNPNQSLLTGYIQTDLRGMIPQSAVDTAMASTLTNFYGDLRKAL